Proteins encoded within one genomic window of Brassica rapa cultivar Chiifu-401-42 chromosome A09, CAAS_Brap_v3.01, whole genome shotgun sequence:
- the LOC103842327 gene encoding uncharacterized protein LOC103842327 gives MRAPWIKNYSFDVNLVVSSLIDPISQRWNLPALHEIFVPGDIELIIKRQPVGGKEDFHSWKFNRSGSLTVKSAYWLACDVKTRQKQPQILALPSLNPLKEQAWKIMTTPKIKIFVWKALNEALPVADLINKRGMKVDERCQLCGFEGEDINHVLFSCPFARQVWALSNIPSPPHGFHHLSIFENVNFLFGVTKLQRGDMEFKRAWPWVLWNLWKCRNGLLFEGKRWSPSEIVCKGFGESEEWYLAQIVEKEMESKQITYSASNKIRWSPPPDQWLTCNFASDWNKTTKSLGAAWVVRNDRGVVLFHNRRTFAEISSKEEAKLVTFLWAAESMTSLKLDKLIMAGELEELFGAVLKPHLWPAFGFQRQEIMASMVGIRHWKVQVTRKEANRGAGFIAESVNKFNFGQSYVATGHPEWLFEFFVNESRFL, from the coding sequence ATGAGAGCTCCATGGATTAAAAACTATAGCTTCGATGTCAACTTGGTGGTATCATCGCTCATTGATCCAATCTCCCAACGGTGGAATTTACCAGCTCTTCACGAGATCTTCGTACCTGGTGATATTGAATTAATCATCAAAAGACAGCCTGTGGGGGGGAAGGAGGACTTTCATTCTTGGAAATTCAACAGGTCTGGTAGTTTGACGGTAAAATCGGCTTACTGGTTGGCATGTGATGTGAAGACGAGACAGAAGCAGCCGCAGATATTGGCGCTCCCTTCCCTGAACCCACTAAAAGAGCAAGCGTGGAAGATTATGACAACACCAAAGATCAAAATTTTTGTGTGGAAAGCCTTGAATGAGGCACTTCCTGTAGCTGACTTGATAAACAAAAGAGGGATGAAAGTAGATGAGAGATGTCAACTCTGTGGCTTTGAAGGAGAGGACATAAATCACGTGCTTTTCAGTTGTCCTTTTGCTCGACAGGTCTGGGCGCTATCGAACATTCCATCACCCCCTCATGGCTTTCATCACCTTTCGATCTTCGAGAACGTGAATTTCCTATTCGGAGTCACAAAGCTTCAAAGGGGGGATATGGAGTTCAAGAGAGCATGGCCCTGGGTGTTATGGAATCTATGGAAGTGTAGAAACGGGCTGTTGTTTGAAGGAAAAAGATGGTCGCCGTCAGAGATTGTTTGCAAAGGATTTGGAGAGTCGGAGGAGTGGTATCTAGCTCAGATTGTGGAGAAGGAAATGGAGAGTAAACAAATTACTTACAGTGCAAGCAACAAGATAAGGTGGTCTCCTCCACCGGATCAATGGCTCACCTGTAATTTTGCTAGTGATTGgaacaaaacaacaaaatctCTGGGAGCAGCTTGGGTCGTCAGAAATGATAGAGGGGTGGTTTTGTTCCACAACAGAAGAACCTTTGCAGAGATTAGTTCAAAAGAGGAGGCAAAATTGGTAACGTTCTTGTGGGCTGCGGAGAGTATGACCAGTCTAAAGCTTGATAAGCTGATCATGGCAGGAGAACTGGAGGAGTTGTTTGGCGCGGTCTTAAAACCTCACCTATGGCCTGCTTTTGGTTTCCAGAGACAGGAAATAATGGCTAGTATGGTGGGCATCAGACATTGGAAGGTGCAGGTGACAAGAAAAGAAGCTAATAGAGGAGCGGGTTTCATCGCAGAAAGTGTTAACAAATTCAACTTCGGCCAATCGTATGTTGCGACGGGTCATCCGGAGTGGTTGTTTGAATTCTTTGTGAATGAAAGTCGGTTCCTCTAA